The genomic stretch TCAGAGGAAAACCAGTATCTACATAAACGCGAGGCTTTTTTATGTAACCAACTCATTAATCAGACAGAATTATTCAATAAACTAAAAACAACAAAGTATATAGACGACCAACTATGGCAAGAAATAAAAGAAAAAATAGATTTATTATTCGATAACTATACTAAAAGACTATACCATCAAATACCTTCCTTAACAGATGGTGATATACAAATATGCTGTTTGATAAAACTACGATTCAGCAACGGTGACATCGCCAACATGTTAGCCATCTCGCCCACATCTGTGTCCAAAAGGAAGTTAAGATTAAAAGAACGCATCGTACAAGAAATAGGTTCATTAGGCGAAAATCAAAGCCTTGATTTATGGCTTATGGAATACTAAAAATAAACAATTGTCTATATCACCTCCCTATAAAAAAAGGTAATAAGCTAGTTATTAACTTATTACCTTTTTTCATTTGTCCACATGATATCTGCACGTTTTTAAAATTTATCCTCTAACTTTGCCTCAAACAAAACAATTAAAACATAAAATTATGAAGTTAAAAAGTATAAAGAAAAGGATATGGAGTATAGTTATTATCATAACTACATTAATAGGTATTTTGCCTGCACAGGCCAATACAACAGAAACTCCTGTTAAAGATGTAGAATTGGATGGCAGATGGGATGATCCTATTAGAAGTGCGACTACCAATTGCCCCATAACTGTATTTACCGATGGCTATCTCCTTACTGTCAAGAACGTATCACCCGACCGTGATATGACCATCCGCATTACAGATATGGCAAAAGGGAGCGTCGTTTATGAAAATAATATTCCTGAAGTACAGAGCGCTTACATCACAATTTCTATTGCAAATTTCCCTGCAGGAGAATATAAACTAGAAATAACAGGTACACCTTCCGGACATTTAACGGGATATTTCACTCAAGAGTGACAGACCTGTTTTCATAACCCGACTAAAATATACCTAAACCGCTAACTTGATTCATTAGAAATTGGAACTTTCATGTTCCAATTTCTATGAATATAATTTGTCCAAAAAGTTCATTAAACAAATCCATATTAGCGCAATAATATATGCTGAATTTCCTTCTTGACATAACACCAGACAAAAGCCAGCTATTGATAACCATCAAATTAGCAGGGATATTGCGGGAAAAGAAACAAGAGGTATACTATACCTATACCTCAAACCCTGCTTTTACGCCTGTACTATATAATAAAGGAATAAGCAACTGCGTACTTTATCCAGATGATTTCCGTTGGTTAAAGCCCGACCTAACGCTTCTAGATTGTCGGCATGCAGCACATGCCTCCCTTTATCGGCAGCTAGCCATTGACTATATTTTCATAGCCATGCAGTTGCCTGACCAAAAAAACATACAGGACAAAGATATTTCTATACTTTATCTGCCACCCACTCCCTACCTGTCATCCGATTCCGGACCACGTTTGGAAACATTGACAAAGAGATTGCAGGATATTAAAAAAGACAAAGAAAGAAATATTATTGTCGGATTATTAGGAAAAGGAAATAAAAATTCAAAGATACTAGAAGATTTTTATAGAGTTATAAAAAGAAGTTCCATCAGAAATCCCCGGTACCAATTCATATTATTGACCGACATACCAAATGTATATCAATCGTCTGAATTGCCCGACAACATGGAATTATTCCGCACGCTGAACCTTAACACCATATTACCATTATGCGATTTGGCTTTGACCGATTCACATTCTGACGCATGGCTGGATTGTACCTTTGCTCAAATACCGGTACTGAAATATTCGCCTAAAGATATGATAAACATAACTCCGATGAAATTGGAGCAACAAATAGAATATGCATTACAAAATAAAACAACACTAACACAAAAGGCGAAAGAGTTATGCGATTTCTTTGAGCGTAAGAATCGGGAAATAAACAAAATAGCCGATATGTTAATAGAAAGAGCAGGACGTAACAGATATAACTCATGCAGACTCCGGCCGCACACTTATTAAAGTAATTCAGCGTTCATACCTACTTCCACGTCCAAATGAACGTTAATCGCTCCAATGAATTTCTTTTTTTAAGTGATTGCGGCCGCTCCATGAGTTTTCTCTTATAAAACAAACCGGGTTATGACAGAATACGAACTTGATAAAATAAAGAAATCATTTGTCCGTTCCAATGCTAAGTGCCCTGTAGAGGTAGCTTGCCTGCTCACTGTTATAAAATATTACAACGGAAAAGAAACGGACATACATGCATTGACCGAATGGTGCAAAATAAATGGAAAGCTTACCTTGGCAGGAATGAAACAAGGGGCTATATATTCCGGCATGAAAGCCGAAATATGTTTGCAAAACATTCATCAATTAACACAAAGAAAACTTCCCATCATCCTTTTCACTCTCAATGATTTCAATGTACCGGGATATGTAGTCTGTTACGGCATTCATGAATCCCGATTCATTATCTGGGAACCGGAATTCGGACTCATGCAATATTGGGCGGACGAAATGAAAACATTATGGATAAAAGGAATAGCCCTGACCCTCTTTCCCACACAAGATTTTATGAATTCGGCAAATCTCCATCTAAAATGGTGGGAAATATATAGCTGGAGCAAACTATGGAAAAGAAAGGTAGAACATTGGTACGAATATATATGGTTAAACGTACCTTTATTCCGCCAAATGGTATATAAGCTGGGTAAGAACAAATGAGATGTGAAAAGTAGGCACTCATAATCTTTCCTTCTCACTCTCTCCGGCACCACTACCCTTATATTTATTACGCGTAGCATTAAATTTATAGCGTACCGTCAGCATCACTTTCCTACTATCATAGTTATTAATTTGCAAAGAAGATGCCCGGTTATAATACATACGGTTTCCCGACTTCATGCCATGGAACAAATCCGTACCACTCAGTTTCACAGACATCCTATCCCCCCAAAAGAACTTTGTAACCCCGGCATCCACATAAAAAATATTCTTGGTTTCCGAGTAATTCTCCATATCGCCTTTACTTTGATAATTCATTTCCACCGAAGCTATCCAACCGTGATTAAAATTAAATGTATTATTAAAAGCCCCCGTAAACATCGGTTTGTTCATCTTCAGCAATCCATCGGTAGTCTCCAGATCCAGCCATTGTTTCTGCACTCCCCAATTCAATTGCGGCGACCAGATTCCAAACTTAGGCGCCAATGACAAGAATGCCGAAACAGATTTCAAGCTATGGAGATTTTTGAAAGAAATAAGCGTTACCGCCGGATTATACTCCATTTGTTCCCCCCAGTAAATGATTGCATTTCTTCTGTCATTATAATCCACACTGAACTGCATAAACTTCCATGCCCCCATCAAAGAAACGTTATGCACCACCTCATGTTCCAATAACGGATTGCCGGACTGAAGCGTGAACCTATTGGCATACGTCACATTATTGCTCAACTGCTGGTAGGACGGACGACGCGTCTTCGCCGCATAACTAAGCTGCAACTGCACTCCGCCTATTTCAGAACCCAATGAAACACTCGGAAAGAAATTACTGAAATTCCGGCTTTGTCCTTCCATATATTTCCCATCCTCATAATAATTAAAGTTCACCCACTCATAACGTCCCCCCACGGAAAGTTGCCCTATGGGGGTATTGCGGCTATACTCTAAAAACGGACTGATATTCTGCTCTTTCAGTTCACTGAATGAAGTCGGCACATAACCTTCCGGATTCACATAATCATCCTGCCGCTCCGTATGACTGTATTCAGCCCCTATCATGACATTTCCTCCAAGCAGCGGACGGCTCAGCACCAGTTTGGCAGCAAAGAGTTCACTTCTCAATGTATTGGTAGAAGTGACAACCCTATCTTCCTTATTGCTGCTTTCTTCACGTTGTATCGTATTGTCTCCGTTTTTGTCAAACAGATAATCCGCATTAAAATCAATCTCCGTTTTTCCCGCCATCCCCTTTATAATAAACATTTACCGAATGCGAGGGATTATAATACGCAGTGGCATTGATATCATTCGCCAGATAGTCATAATGCGTGCCGTCGGTATATACATCCGAATTAAATATAGTGTGATAGCGGGCATCCGGATTGGCTTTCAATGTATATTTTACTCCGATTGAATTATTTTCATCGAATGCATAGTTCACACCTGCGATATTGGTAAATGCCTGTTGATTCGTTTTTGCGAACTGATAATTGTCCTGATGCCAAAGCGTATCAACATGCACATCTTGAGTAAACCGGCTTTCGTCAAACCCTTCACTTTTTCTATAATACACGGTGCCGAACACATCCAATTTATCACGCCGGTAATTCCAGTTCAACTGTTCCACGAAACCGGCATACTCCCACTGATTATAACCGGAACGCACATCAAATCCAAATCCTTCCCCTTTTATGGGGCGGGTAGTAATCTTCACCACTGCTTTCACAGACGCATCATATCTTGCACCGGGGCTGGTAATCAGTTCTACATTCTTAATATCTTCTGACTTCAGCTGGTCCAGTTCCGACAAATCACGCAGCAATCTTCCATTCACATAGATTATCGGGCTCCCTTTTCCAAATACCTCATACGCATCATTTTTCTTCTGAAGTCCCGGTATATGCTTCAACACATCCTCCGCCGTACCCATTATGCTAAGCACTGTTCCTTGCACATGGGTCTGCAACCCTTCGGAAGTAAGTTTATATGACGGGCGATTCCCCTTTACCACGACTTCCCCCAACAGATTAACATCTTCATGCATCACAATCGTTACCGGAAATTGAGCATAGGCTTTTGTCACCGGAATAAAGCCAAGACAAGAAATTCTGAGTATATTGTTACCGCTTGTTTGGTCTATGCTGAAAATTCCTTGTTCATTGCTAATTGTACCTTGCACAAAAGATGAATCTTTGGAAGATAGCAATACCACATTAGCAAAACTGACAGGATTTCCTTTTTCATCAACTAATAAGCCGGAAACACTCTGTGCGTCAATAACAATAGAATTTAATAATAATCCGAGCAATAAAATCAGTGTCCTCATAGCATTTTCTTTTTACGATTATTTATCCGGCATATTTCCTATCTTATTCATCTTGCAATACCAGTTTCACGATCCACATTATTCATTAACTTTTCCTCTGTCTTATGTTTTAGTCCAGAATTAAAATTCCAAGAGAATGTCAGCACCACCATGTTTGCATTATTTTTGATGTAAGTCCAACTCTTTTTCTGCACCCGTTCACTCATCAGTTTCCAACCGGCACTCCAACCAGCAGGAGTAAAAGGATACAGCACTCCAATACCGGCACTCATATTTTTCCATTTATAAGAACATTGTATAACAGAATTTTTTTCTCCATAATCTATTGATTCTCCGTACAGTGAATTATATCGGTTTCCTATAGACCCATATAAAGAAAAATTCTTATAGTTCAAAGAAGCGTCTCCACCAACATACCAAGCTGTATAGTGATGTAAATAAGAATTTCCTTTGCTCTCAAAACTGTTGAACCCACCATACAAACTAATAGATAATAAATCCGGTATCACATTTATATTAGTATAAAGTCTTCCATTCCATTGAGTAAAGCGTTTCTGATTGTCTATTCCATACTCAATAATATAGCTCCCGTCCGGTTGAGATACACACTCTATCTGTTCCATGATAGGATTTTTGCTAATGCGATGTCCTCCACTTAGCTGGAAACTTACTCTCTTGTTCCCCCATGATAATTGCAGACGATTAATGTATGAACGATAAGGCTTCAAATTCCGGTTTCCTCTGTTTACCTCCAAATCCGTTGTTTGCTGGCGAATATCACTCAATGCTGACAGGCTGGGGACAGAAGGTGAGCAAGTGAAATTATATCGCAGACTTGCCCCTTTAAAAACAGGATAAGAAAGTGACAACATAGGACGAAACATATAGAAAGTAAACCCTTCCTCCGATTCATCAAAATCCTGACGAGATGCACCTATACCCAATGAATAATTTAATTTCGCCCATTTCCCTTGCGCCTGTACGTAACCGTAAAGACTTGAATTATGCATTTCCGCAGATTCATTTACATCACCTGTATAACGATTATGGGTATATGCCTGCATATATTTAATCCCACCTGTCAAAGTTATTTTATCAAATGTTTTTTGATAGATGCCCTCACCAATTAATGAATATCTGGAGCCGTCCGTACCATAATCATAAGAAGACACAGGCGCACCGGCCTCACTATGTGCTTCACTATATTCACGTTCATAATCAGAGCCTATATAAGTCCCTACCACATTTAAGGCAAGAAACTGGTCGTGAGGCAAAAACTTTTTATAATATAAATCAAGTGAAGGAGAATGATAATTATATTCGGAACGTGTGTAATTATATAAATCCTTCTGCTCCGTTTCTTTTATCAATTGTCCATAATCTCCATGAGGTGAATTATAAATATTTTCCGTAAAGACAGCATTAAATATATACTTTTCTGGTTTTGTAAGATTATAACTTGCCTCAATCGAATGGTCTTGGTAACTGAAAGGAGTGGAGATACCAATCAGTTCACGCCGACGTTCCTTTGCTTCGGTAAAAGAAAACATTTGCTCTTCATCCACCTTTCGGTCATCATAATCCCGATAACTTAAATAATAATTCAGCCCGAATTGTGACAATTTATGAGTTGCACGAATATACACATTATCATCCCCAAACCCGGTAGTCACAGCATTTGTAAAGCTAACACCCCCGGATATGCCCGACTCTGCCCGACGGACTATATAGTTAATCACAGCCTCAACTTCAGTATCTGCATAACGCACTCCTGGATTATCAATATACTCCACTCTTAAGACTTCGTCCGGTCTTAATGCTTGTACCTGAGCTGTGCTTGCTACAATATCATTAATGCGCAGCTGCACACTTCCTCCGCTGACCGTAGTAATTTTTCGTTCAATACTATTCACTTTCAATCCCGCCAGTTGCATGTGGCTCAACAATTCATACCCCGAAGTAGATGATTTTACCTGTTTGTCGGTAGGCAAAATTATCTGTCGGTCTACCCGTTTCATCACATTCGATGCTTTTACAGTAACCCCTTGCAGCATTATTGCCTCATCAGCAAGTTGGATAGTACCTATATCCAACGGGCGGCTCAAATTATCCAGTCTGATTACTTGGGTGATGTAGCCCACAAAAGAGATTTGAAGCAAGTAATTGTCTGCTTCCAGCTTACTTATGACAAACTTACCTTTCTCATCTGAAGTACATCCGGTGACAAATGTAGAATCAACGCGCTGCAATGTGATATTGGCATAAGAAACAGGCTGTCCTTTGACATCTGATACCTTACCGGAAATTCCTGCTTCTCCCTGAGCATACAGAGTTAAAAAGCTACCTAGAATAAAGGTTATGCAAACAAGTATTTTCATATATCTAAAATTATAATTTAATTACAATATTTTTTCTTCAAACAACCAAGATATTGGCATAGTTTATTCTATCCGCATAGCATGATATTCCACTAAATTCATTATAATTTGTATTAACAGACAAATTAAACCCTTCTTTTTTCAATTAAAAAAAATTCTCATCAAGATATCTTTTAACTATTTCATCATTACTTTCATTCTGATATGTTTGCCATATTCTTTGAGATAGTCCCAGCCACAAAAGAGGAATCTTTAGAAGATAACAATACCACATTAGCAAAACTGACAGGATTTCCTTTTTCATCAACTAATGAGCCGGAAACACTCTGTGCATTAACAATAATCACTTGTAACACTAATCCGAGTAGTAAAATCACTTTCCTCATGTTCTATACTTTTTATTTTTTTGAAATTATCACAAACGTCTTAGCTCATCATTTGCCGCTCCTGTCCCTTTATACTTGCTCTTTGTTGTATTAAACTTATAGCGCAAAGTAATAGAAAATTCACGAGTATCCCATTGATTAGTCTGCTCCCA from Phocaeicola dorei encodes the following:
- a CDS encoding TonB-dependent receptor, which codes for MKILVCITFILGSFLTLYAQGEAGISGKVSDVKGQPVSYANITLQRVDSTFVTGCTSDEKGKFVISKLEADNYLLQISFVGYITQVIRLDNLSRPLDIGTIQLADEAIMLQGVTVKASNVMKRVDRQIILPTDKQVKSSTSGYELLSHMQLAGLKVNSIERKITTVSGGSVQLRINDIVASTAQVQALRPDEVLRVEYIDNPGVRYADTEVEAVINYIVRRAESGISGGVSFTNAVTTGFGDDNVYIRATHKLSQFGLNYYLSYRDYDDRKVDEEQMFSFTEAKERRRELIGISTPFSYQDHSIEASYNLTKPEKYIFNAVFTENIYNSPHGDYGQLIKETEQKDLYNYTRSEYNYHSPSLDLYYKKFLPHDQFLALNVVGTYIGSDYEREYSEAHSEAGAPVSSYDYGTDGSRYSLIGEGIYQKTFDKITLTGGIKYMQAYTHNRYTGDVNESAEMHNSSLYGYVQAQGKWAKLNYSLGIGASRQDFDESEEGFTFYMFRPMLSLSYPVFKGASLRYNFTCSPSVPSLSALSDIRQQTTDLEVNRGNRNLKPYRSYINRLQLSWGNKRVSFQLSGGHRISKNPIMEQIECVSQPDGSYIIEYGIDNQKRFTQWNGRLYTNINVIPDLLSISLYGGFNSFESKGNSYLHHYTAWYVGGDASLNYKNFSLYGSIGNRYNSLYGESIDYGEKNSVIQCSYKWKNMSAGIGVLYPFTPAGWSAGWKLMSERVQKKSWTYIKNNANMVVLTFSWNFNSGLKHKTEEKLMNNVDRETGIAR
- a CDS encoding DUF3244 domain-containing protein gives rise to the protein MKLKSIKKRIWSIVIIITTLIGILPAQANTTETPVKDVELDGRWDDPIRSATTNCPITVFTDGYLLTVKNVSPDRDMTIRITDMAKGSVVYENNIPEVQSAYITISIANFPAGEYKLEITGTPSGHLTGYFTQE
- a CDS encoding cysteine peptidase family C39 domain-containing protein, translated to MTEYELDKIKKSFVRSNAKCPVEVACLLTVIKYYNGKETDIHALTEWCKINGKLTLAGMKQGAIYSGMKAEICLQNIHQLTQRKLPIILFTLNDFNVPGYVVCYGIHESRFIIWEPEFGLMQYWADEMKTLWIKGIALTLFPTQDFMNSANLHLKWWEIYSWSKLWKRKVEHWYEYIWLNVPLFRQMVYKLGKNK